From a single Pedosphaera parvula Ellin514 genomic region:
- a CDS encoding FAD-dependent oxidoreductase encodes MLKIIALYGCLLAGSLPAAEIINADICVYGGTAGGVVAAVEASRLGKKVVLTEFGNHLGGMTSGGLSQTDIGNKGAIGGISREFYSQMGRRFGKEEQWQLVPSVAEQIFFDFVNEAKVPVYFQQRLAHVKKDGLRITELTMENGKTYRARVFIDASYEGDLMAKAGVSYTVGREANSKYKETLNGVRATTPKHQFGVSVDPYVKRGESSSGLIPLVQPGDGGMPGAGDHAVQAYNFRMCITQNPANWRPIAPPPNYDPARYELLARYVEAQIAAGKSPKLGELMHIQPMPEGKTDINNNGAFSTDFIGADYEYPDADYATRAKIWKEHEDYTRGFFHFLATSPRLPESLRKEMQSWGLAKDEFCDTEGWPHQLYIREARRMISDYVMTEHNCRGEIKAEDVIGLAAYTMDSHNCQRLVKNGHVENEGDVQVGGFPPYPISYRSIIPMATECDNLLVPICLASSHIAYGSIRMEPVFMVLGQSSAAAACEAIDENAALQKIDLKKLQQQLLAENQVLEWKGNPPKQKK; translated from the coding sequence ATGCTCAAAATTATCGCGCTCTATGGCTGCCTGTTGGCCGGCAGTCTGCCAGCCGCTGAAATCATCAATGCTGACATATGTGTGTACGGAGGAACTGCGGGGGGAGTTGTCGCTGCTGTTGAGGCCAGCCGTTTGGGTAAAAAGGTAGTCCTGACGGAGTTTGGGAACCACCTCGGTGGCATGACTTCGGGTGGCCTGAGTCAAACAGATATTGGTAACAAGGGAGCCATCGGTGGCATTTCCCGCGAATTTTATAGTCAGATGGGCCGCCGCTTTGGAAAAGAAGAACAATGGCAACTTGTACCCAGCGTAGCAGAACAAATATTCTTCGACTTCGTAAACGAGGCGAAGGTGCCGGTTTATTTTCAGCAACGTCTTGCCCATGTGAAAAAGGATGGCCTTCGGATCACGGAGCTCACCATGGAGAACGGCAAAACTTATCGCGCCAGGGTGTTCATCGATGCCAGCTATGAAGGTGACCTGATGGCCAAAGCGGGAGTTTCATACACTGTGGGTCGCGAAGCAAATTCGAAGTACAAGGAAACCCTGAATGGCGTGCGCGCAACAACCCCCAAGCATCAGTTTGGGGTATCAGTTGATCCCTATGTAAAACGTGGTGAATCATCGAGCGGGTTGATTCCTTTAGTTCAACCTGGCGATGGAGGCATGCCTGGAGCTGGTGATCATGCAGTACAAGCTTACAACTTCCGCATGTGCATCACTCAGAACCCTGCGAACTGGCGTCCAATTGCCCCGCCTCCAAACTACGATCCTGCCCGTTACGAATTATTGGCGCGATATGTCGAAGCCCAGATCGCTGCCGGCAAATCGCCCAAGCTCGGTGAATTGATGCACATTCAGCCCATGCCCGAGGGGAAGACAGATATTAACAACAATGGTGCCTTCTCCACCGACTTTATCGGCGCGGATTACGAATACCCGGATGCAGATTATGCGACGCGTGCAAAGATCTGGAAGGAACACGAGGATTATACCCGTGGATTTTTCCATTTTCTCGCCACCAGCCCACGCTTGCCGGAAAGCCTTCGCAAAGAGATGCAATCATGGGGTCTGGCGAAGGATGAGTTTTGCGACACCGAAGGATGGCCACATCAATTGTACATACGTGAAGCGCGGCGCATGATCTCCGACTATGTGATGACGGAACACAACTGTCGCGGCGAGATTAAGGCCGAAGATGTAATTGGCCTGGCTGCCTACACAATGGATTCGCACAATTGCCAGCGGCTTGTGAAGAATGGGCATGTGGAAAACGAAGGCGATGTGCAAGTCGGCGGCTTCCCTCCCTACCCCATTTCCTACCGTTCAATCATTCCCATGGCAACCGAGTGTGACAATCTATTGGTCCCAATTTGCCTTGCCTCTTCTCACATAGCATATGGTTCCATTCGCATGGAGCCGGTCTTTATGGTGTTGGGGCAATCATCGGCAGCTGCAGCCTGCGAAGCCATTGATGAAAATGCTGCCTTGCAAAAAATCGACCTCAAGAAATTGCAACAGCAGTTGCTCGCAGAGAATCAGGTGCTTGAGTGGAAAGGCAATCCACCAAAGCAGAAAAAATGA
- a CDS encoding D-hexose-6-phosphate mutarotase, which yields MATGKELEFKNKLDVSGRVCFLKGTGDLAKLSITTKWSSAEIYLHGAHITHFKKKNEEPLLFLSQESRFEEGQAIRGGIPIIFPWFGAKEGFPAHGFARVKDWVLKEIVMTREGSVELHFSLPDSEKPEGVPFDLDYTVSVGETLRLRLIVINKSPDREFVYEDCLHSYFNIGGVNSVGISGLKGVNYRDKVADFAEKTETAEIIKISSEVDRVYMDTLSTVEIHDPALRRKIRIEKENSTSTVVWNPWIAKAQALPDFGNEEYQKMVCVESGNLGKNKVSLAPGKSAVLKVEISSSSSL from the coding sequence ATGGCTACTGGCAAGGAATTGGAGTTCAAAAACAAATTGGATGTGTCTGGACGCGTGTGTTTTCTGAAGGGCACTGGCGATCTTGCGAAGCTCAGCATCACGACGAAATGGAGTTCTGCTGAGATTTATCTCCATGGCGCTCATATCACTCATTTTAAAAAGAAGAATGAAGAACCGTTGCTCTTCCTAAGCCAGGAGAGCCGATTTGAGGAAGGCCAGGCCATTCGAGGAGGCATACCGATAATCTTCCCATGGTTTGGCGCCAAAGAGGGATTTCCGGCCCACGGGTTTGCGCGAGTGAAGGATTGGGTATTGAAGGAGATCGTCATGACTCGCGAAGGCAGCGTGGAACTGCATTTCAGCCTGCCCGACAGCGAAAAACCGGAAGGGGTTCCGTTTGATTTGGACTATACGGTGTCGGTCGGTGAAACTTTGCGACTCCGGCTGATTGTCATAAACAAATCCCCGGACAGAGAGTTCGTTTATGAGGATTGCCTGCATTCATACTTTAATATTGGAGGCGTCAATTCCGTTGGTATCAGTGGCCTCAAAGGCGTGAATTATCGGGACAAGGTAGCGGACTTTGCGGAAAAAACCGAGACGGCAGAGATCATCAAGATTAGCTCCGAGGTCGATCGTGTTTACATGGACACATTGAGCACTGTGGAAATTCATGATCCTGCCCTTCGCCGAAAAATCCGGATTGAAAAAGAAAACTCCACATCGACGGTGGTTTGGAATCCGTGGATTGCCAAAGCGCAGGCATTGCCGGATTTCGGCAATGAGGAATATCAAAAAATGGTCTGTGTTGAATCGGGCAATTTGGGAAAAAACAAGGTAAGCCTTGCACCCGGAAAATCCGCCGTTCTGAAGGTGGAAATCTCCAGCAGCAGCAGTTTATAA
- a CDS encoding TIM barrel protein, translating into MSQKYKFCFGPWNLSEGWDPYGPTTRPPQTFDWKLGELKRLGFDAMMFHDDDAVPDIDSKSEAEIRKATRELKKKLDGEGIAAEMVAPRLWFSPNTIDGAYTSNNPKHRQYAIDRSLRTIDIARILDTDLIVLWLAREGTYVRESKNPRKGVEYLVEAMDKMLAHDKRIRLAIEPKPNEPMDHAYVPTIGHALAIAQQTRDPKRVGALIESAHCTLAGLDPSDEIAFAMSFDKLWSLHLNDQNGLKFDQDKPFGSTNLRSAFNQVRVLEQNKYGSNGEYVCFDVHPFRTTKPEHWVAHLDNSRRTFLKLVEKARTYNESKARQMIADRDYQALDQHVIEHLLGK; encoded by the coding sequence ATGTCCCAAAAATATAAATTTTGTTTCGGACCTTGGAATCTCAGCGAAGGTTGGGACCCCTATGGCCCCACCACCCGCCCGCCTCAAACTTTCGATTGGAAACTGGGTGAACTGAAACGTCTGGGTTTTGACGCGATGATGTTTCATGACGATGATGCTGTGCCCGATATTGACTCCAAATCGGAAGCAGAAATCCGCAAGGCAACCAGGGAGCTAAAAAAGAAATTGGACGGCGAGGGTATTGCCGCCGAAATGGTGGCGCCACGACTCTGGTTTAGTCCCAACACTATCGATGGCGCTTACACGAGTAACAACCCCAAGCATCGCCAATATGCCATTGATCGTTCTCTGCGAACCATCGATATTGCCCGTATCCTTGATACCGACTTGATCGTGCTTTGGCTCGCCCGCGAAGGTACTTACGTGCGCGAATCCAAGAATCCCCGCAAGGGCGTGGAGTATTTGGTTGAAGCAATGGACAAGATGCTTGCTCACGACAAGCGCATCCGACTTGCGATTGAGCCCAAGCCGAATGAGCCCATGGACCACGCCTATGTTCCTACCATTGGCCATGCGTTGGCCATCGCTCAACAAACCCGTGATCCAAAACGGGTCGGAGCTTTGATCGAGAGCGCCCACTGCACATTGGCTGGACTGGATCCTTCTGACGAAATTGCCTTTGCCATGTCGTTCGACAAGCTTTGGTCCCTCCATTTGAATGATCAGAACGGCTTGAAATTTGACCAGGACAAACCATTCGGCAGCACGAACCTGCGCAGCGCCTTTAACCAGGTTCGCGTCTTGGAGCAAAACAAATATGGCAGCAATGGCGAGTATGTCTGTTTCGATGTTCACCCCTTCCGCACCACCAAGCCGGAACATTGGGTGGCGCATCTGGATAACAGCCGTCGCACCTTCCTTAAGTTGGTGGAGAAGGCTCGCACTTACAACGAATCCAAAGCCAGACAGATGATTGCGGATCGTGATTACCAGGCCTTGGACCAGCACGTCATTGAGCATTTGCTGGGCAAGTAA
- a CDS encoding sensor histidine kinase has translation MKKVALVFIAAVFLPSLVLAWLAVRSLRDQQFVIERQQSLLYQQVTDGLAKDAENVLAEMQHQFGQQVEALLAEDKTRTLPTSFNDRLRTNWSISEIGFVVTLEGNILCPTPYASPTARTFREQNSKFLCNSESAEVYWNASKLNNLGKNYSNSSQPEQQPQLGNNFLNLGQNSSSPVDYKNTLKSQGMRNVMPQQQASQQNESDSQLYSKVSASEAEFRQLVGDATEGTIARFVDNRLNVLVWYRPPGTPQMIFGSQLSLLRIKQELKTIIDHLEPALRDEIAVALLDDNARPVTTSREKFQTVWKRPFVATEVGEALPHWEIAVYLLDPAKMSQSARTLKLTLGLLIAVLVCAIGFGSLLIVTDLRRQLAVARKKTDFVSNVSHELKTPLTSIRMFSELLAEGRIADPVKQRSYLHIITAEAARLTRLINNVLDFSRMERGEKKYSIQKLDLLELITELAGNYRHHLEANHFQLNSSLPDAPVFVNGDRDALAQVIVNLLSNAEKYSAENKEVSIILDRKEEPLPYAEIQILDRGIGVPKGSEDKIFEQFYRAHDSLGSGIQGSGLGLTLARQIARAHGGDVINQSREGGGSCFTLRLPIIQE, from the coding sequence ATGAAAAAAGTAGCGCTCGTATTTATTGCCGCCGTGTTTCTGCCCAGCCTCGTTCTTGCCTGGCTGGCAGTACGTTCTTTACGCGACCAGCAATTTGTCATCGAGCGTCAGCAATCCCTGCTTTATCAACAGGTAACAGACGGCCTGGCGAAGGATGCGGAGAACGTTCTGGCTGAGATGCAACATCAATTCGGACAGCAGGTGGAAGCGTTACTCGCTGAAGATAAAACCAGAACCCTTCCCACTTCCTTTAACGACAGACTCCGGACAAATTGGTCCATAAGCGAAATTGGCTTTGTGGTTACTTTGGAAGGCAATATCCTTTGCCCCACTCCCTATGCCAGTCCGACGGCACGGACCTTTCGCGAACAGAACAGCAAATTCTTGTGTAACTCTGAAAGTGCCGAGGTTTATTGGAATGCAAGCAAGCTTAATAATTTGGGCAAAAACTATAGTAATTCATCGCAACCGGAACAGCAGCCGCAACTTGGCAACAATTTCCTCAATTTAGGCCAAAATTCCTCGAGCCCTGTTGATTACAAGAACACTTTAAAGTCCCAGGGCATGCGCAACGTCATGCCCCAACAGCAGGCATCCCAACAAAACGAAAGCGACTCGCAACTGTATTCCAAGGTTTCCGCATCGGAAGCTGAGTTTCGTCAACTGGTTGGTGATGCTACGGAGGGCACCATTGCCCGCTTCGTGGATAATCGTTTAAATGTCCTGGTGTGGTATCGCCCTCCCGGAACGCCACAAATGATTTTTGGATCTCAGCTTTCCTTGCTTAGGATCAAGCAGGAACTCAAAACGATCATCGATCATTTGGAACCCGCCCTGCGCGACGAGATTGCAGTGGCTTTGCTGGATGACAACGCCCGGCCGGTAACTACCTCCCGGGAAAAATTTCAAACCGTTTGGAAAAGACCTTTTGTAGCCACTGAAGTTGGAGAAGCCCTGCCCCATTGGGAAATTGCCGTCTATTTGCTCGACCCGGCCAAAATGAGTCAATCTGCCAGGACTCTCAAGCTGACGTTGGGACTATTGATTGCGGTTTTAGTCTGTGCCATCGGCTTTGGAAGTTTGTTGATCGTCACCGACCTTCGTCGCCAGCTTGCCGTTGCCCGGAAAAAAACTGATTTTGTGAGCAACGTATCGCACGAGCTGAAAACACCTCTTACCTCGATTCGCATGTTCTCCGAATTACTGGCGGAAGGACGAATTGCCGACCCTGTAAAGCAGAGGTCCTATCTTCATATCATCACTGCTGAAGCGGCCCGATTAACGCGCCTCATCAACAATGTGCTCGATTTCTCGCGCATGGAACGAGGCGAAAAGAAGTACAGCATCCAAAAGCTCGACCTGCTGGAACTGATCACTGAACTGGCGGGAAATTACCGCCATCATCTTGAAGCGAATCATTTTCAACTCAATTCCAGCCTGCCGGATGCTCCTGTTTTTGTGAATGGTGATCGCGACGCCTTGGCACAGGTCATCGTCAATCTGCTTTCCAATGCTGAAAAATATTCCGCTGAGAATAAGGAGGTGTCGATCATACTGGATCGCAAGGAGGAACCATTACCTTATGCGGAAATCCAGATCTTGGATCGTGGAATCGGAGTTCCGAAAGGGTCCGAGGATAAAATCTTCGAGCAGTTTTATCGGGCTCATGACTCCCTGGGCAGTGGCATACAAGGCTCTGGCCTGGGGCTTACTCTGGCCCGTCAAATAGCCCGAGCTCATGGCGGCGATGTAATCAATCAGAGTCGTGAAGGCGGTGGCAGTTGCTTTACATTGCGACTGCCCATCATTCAGGAATAA
- a CDS encoding response regulator transcription factor, whose amino-acid sequence MKTRILIIEDDPHIALGLEEVLKSESYEVALCNRGDKAMEAFNRLHPALIVLDVMLPGLSGYDVCKQLRAKKINTPILMLTAKGQEIDKVIGLDLGADDYVTKPFGVRELLARIQALLRRIEKPAAESIGKESFTIGDATIDPRTFELRRGKVQEELTARELKLLQLFHGHPGEVLSRDRLLNDVWGYGYYGTTRTLDQVIVQLRKKLGDNGAEPKHLVTVHGVGYKMVV is encoded by the coding sequence ATGAAAACCCGGATACTCATCATTGAAGACGACCCGCACATCGCCTTGGGATTGGAAGAAGTATTGAAGAGCGAATCCTATGAGGTTGCCCTGTGTAATCGGGGCGATAAAGCGATGGAAGCCTTCAATCGGCTGCACCCTGCCCTGATCGTGCTGGACGTCATGCTTCCAGGTCTAAGCGGATACGATGTCTGCAAACAACTCCGGGCAAAAAAAATAAATACTCCCATTCTTATGCTCACAGCCAAGGGACAGGAGATTGACAAAGTGATTGGCTTGGATTTGGGGGCGGACGATTACGTCACGAAACCCTTCGGCGTCCGTGAACTGCTGGCACGCATTCAGGCCTTGTTGCGCCGGATAGAGAAACCTGCGGCAGAATCGATAGGAAAAGAATCATTCACAATTGGTGACGCAACGATCGATCCGAGAACTTTTGAATTGCGACGAGGAAAGGTCCAGGAAGAACTTACCGCCAGAGAACTAAAACTGCTCCAGCTCTTTCACGGCCACCCTGGAGAGGTCCTCTCCCGTGATCGCCTTTTAAACGACGTTTGGGGTTACGGCTATTACGGCACTACACGCACATTGGACCAGGTGATTGTTCAACTCCGAAAGAAGCTCGGTGATAACGGCGCTGAACCGAAGCACCTGGTCACCGTTCATGGTGTTGGTTACAAAATGGTGGTCTGA
- a CDS encoding DUF4337 domain-containing protein, with product MDKLDNEINDLKGFIADLKADRAAQKEKEKKESWTKYTSMSLVFIAVLAAIATQWAGKYSSRTLVELNNSTYDQAQASGEWGYYQANSIKQNLYEALHEIAPKETMAVDSKGSDLFKTKIAKYEALKKDQKEKAEVLQQQRDEAKAKALDSSKHGSGMGMATSIFQISIAMGSICLVTKKKWLWYLSLLLAAGATWQMVSVWMH from the coding sequence ATGGATAAGTTGGACAATGAGATTAACGATCTAAAAGGGTTCATAGCCGATTTGAAGGCGGATCGCGCCGCCCAAAAGGAAAAGGAAAAGAAAGAGTCGTGGACTAAATATACCTCAATGTCGCTGGTTTTTATCGCGGTGCTTGCGGCCATTGCCACACAGTGGGCCGGCAAGTATTCCAGCCGCACTCTGGTTGAGTTGAACAATTCAACTTACGATCAAGCCCAAGCCTCTGGTGAATGGGGTTATTACCAGGCCAACTCCATTAAGCAGAATTTATATGAAGCCCTGCATGAAATAGCGCCGAAGGAGACGATGGCCGTCGATTCAAAAGGCTCGGATTTATTTAAAACAAAAATAGCCAAGTACGAAGCCTTGAAAAAGGACCAGAAGGAGAAAGCAGAGGTCTTACAGCAGCAAAGAGACGAAGCAAAGGCGAAGGCGCTGGATTCCAGTAAACATGGCAGCGGCATGGGAATGGCAACCTCAATCTTTCAAATTTCCATTGCCATGGGCTCGATCTGTTTGGTTACGAAAAAGAAATGGCTTTGGTATCTGTCGTTATTGCTCGCAGCAGGCGCCACGTGGCAGATGGTAAGCGTTTGGATGCATTAA
- a CDS encoding rhodanese-like domain-containing protein, with the protein MDIQISASELAAKLQKGEKPLLLDVREREEHEFVSLPDSTLIPLGEIMQRAAEIESWKGKEVVVYCHHGMRSMHAISRLQILGFTDLRNLHGGIDAWSVEVDSSKPRY; encoded by the coding sequence ATGGATATTCAGATATCAGCTTCCGAGCTCGCCGCCAAATTGCAAAAAGGCGAGAAACCTTTGCTGTTGGATGTTCGCGAACGGGAGGAGCACGAGTTTGTTTCGCTCCCTGATTCGACACTGATTCCCCTTGGCGAGATTATGCAAAGAGCGGCTGAGATCGAGTCGTGGAAGGGCAAGGAAGTGGTTGTTTACTGTCATCATGGAATGCGAAGTATGCACGCTATTTCCCGGCTTCAGATTTTGGGTTTTACCGATTTGCGAAATCTGCATGGCGGAATAGATGCATGGTCGGTCGAGGTCGATTCCTCGAAGCCGAGGTATTAA
- the trxB gene encoding thioredoxin-disulfide reductase has product MEKVVIIGTGCAGLTAALYTARANLQPLVLTGLHPGGLLTTTSIVENFPGFPEGIDGYELMVRMQKQAERFGARIKFATVEKVDFTKQPYTLIIDGETVQAETVIIASGAGHRHLGLESETELEKKGVTYCATCDGALPMFRHQPLVVVGGGDSACEEAMYLTRFASTVYLVHRRDSLRASKIMADRTLANPKIKPVWDSVVTEVMDVKQDKVTGVRLKNLKTNEESKLDCAGVFVAIGHVPNTQLFKGIIDMDEAGYILPKEGTRTNVEGVFVAGDCADQVYRQAITAAGQGCAAAIEAERYLAARSE; this is encoded by the coding sequence ATGGAAAAAGTCGTCATTATTGGGACGGGTTGTGCCGGATTAACCGCGGCTCTTTATACTGCTCGTGCCAACCTGCAGCCATTGGTATTGACTGGTTTGCATCCCGGTGGACTCCTGACGACAACCAGCATTGTCGAAAACTTTCCAGGGTTCCCTGAGGGCATCGATGGCTACGAATTAATGGTCCGCATGCAGAAACAAGCCGAGCGCTTTGGTGCGCGCATCAAATTTGCCACGGTGGAGAAGGTCGATTTTACCAAACAGCCTTACACCCTCATCATCGATGGTGAAACGGTGCAGGCGGAAACTGTGATTATCGCCAGTGGCGCCGGGCATCGCCACCTTGGACTCGAGAGTGAAACCGAGTTGGAAAAGAAAGGGGTGACATATTGCGCGACTTGCGATGGTGCCTTGCCGATGTTCCGGCATCAACCTTTGGTGGTGGTGGGCGGGGGCGATTCCGCCTGCGAAGAAGCCATGTACCTGACCCGGTTTGCTTCCACCGTTTATCTCGTTCATCGTCGCGATTCCCTTCGTGCTTCAAAGATCATGGCCGATCGGACTCTGGCGAATCCCAAAATCAAGCCAGTCTGGGATTCTGTCGTTACGGAAGTCATGGATGTTAAACAGGACAAGGTGACGGGTGTTCGGCTGAAGAACCTTAAGACAAACGAAGAAAGCAAACTGGATTGTGCCGGCGTGTTTGTGGCGATTGGTCATGTGCCAAACACACAGCTTTTCAAGGGGATCATTGACATGGATGAGGCCGGTTACATTCTCCCAAAAGAGGGAACCAGGACTAATGTGGAAGGAGTCTTTGTGGCTGGTGATTGCGCCGATCAGGTATATCGCCAGGCCATCACGGCCGCCGGTCAAGGATGTGCTGCAGCGATCGAAGCGGAGCGGTATCTCGCTGCCAGGTCTGAGTAA
- a CDS encoding methyltransferase domain-containing protein, with protein MFLKRRTLQAEYFDEPDRPQADLVEGYRILGRFNRLFMLARSFQTLVPHFLGEIRCRKLSLLDLGAGDGFLTKQLAGWASEMGWDWKVTNFDLNPRALKLSGTDGCVAGSALALPFREQSFDVVIASQMTHHFMADSEVRNHFKEAWRTTGGLLLITDLHRNLAFYLAMQAILRISGVPAHFRSDALLSVKRGWRVNDWKSLADEAGIPEAKVWLYAGTRIMLQAQRKC; from the coding sequence ATGTTTTTGAAACGCCGCACCCTGCAAGCAGAATATTTCGATGAGCCTGACCGGCCACAGGCTGATCTGGTTGAGGGTTATCGAATTCTCGGGCGTTTTAACCGTCTTTTCATGCTTGCCCGTTCTTTCCAGACTTTGGTGCCCCATTTTCTGGGGGAAATCAGATGCCGGAAACTCTCCTTGTTGGATCTTGGTGCTGGAGATGGTTTCCTGACCAAACAACTGGCTGGATGGGCATCGGAAATGGGTTGGGACTGGAAAGTCACCAATTTTGATTTAAATCCTCGCGCGCTTAAACTTTCTGGAACTGATGGTTGTGTCGCGGGCTCTGCGCTTGCGTTGCCTTTCCGCGAACAATCATTCGATGTTGTGATTGCCTCACAAATGACACACCACTTCATGGCAGATTCAGAGGTGCGTAACCATTTTAAAGAGGCTTGGAGAACCACTGGAGGGCTGCTTTTGATCACCGACCTGCATCGGAACCTGGCTTTTTACCTCGCCATGCAGGCTATTTTGAGAATCTCCGGAGTGCCAGCTCATTTCAGATCAGATGCTCTTCTTTCCGTCAAAAGAGGATGGCGTGTCAACGATTGGAAATCCCTTGCCGACGAAGCTGGCATTCCCGAAGCAAAGGTCTGGCTGTACGCAGGCACAAGAATCATGCTCCAGGCGCAAAGAAAGTGCTAA
- a CDS encoding glycosyltransferase family 2 protein, whose product MNWPVECIVIIPCLNEGATISGLVEQVKRVLPHIVVVDDGSNDDTAQNARNAGAQVIRHERTLGKGAALQTGTKYARQKGVGWVLTMDGDGQHAPEDVSSLLSAAEEGGADLIIGNRMADTHTMPWIRRMVNRWMSGQLSRLAGISIPDSQCGFRLMRMEPLSSLSLETSHFEIESEVLWGFIRRKLLVRFVPVRTIYKEERSKIHPVRDTIRWLRWWRHARRSIRSR is encoded by the coding sequence ATGAATTGGCCGGTTGAATGTATCGTAATCATTCCTTGTTTGAACGAGGGAGCAACCATTTCCGGTCTGGTGGAACAGGTGAAAAGGGTTTTGCCACATATTGTTGTCGTAGATGACGGCTCCAATGATGACACCGCCCAAAACGCCAGAAACGCTGGTGCCCAGGTGATTCGGCATGAGAGAACACTTGGAAAGGGTGCTGCATTACAAACAGGTACGAAATATGCCAGGCAAAAAGGTGTTGGTTGGGTGTTAACCATGGACGGGGATGGGCAGCATGCCCCGGAGGATGTTTCGAGTCTGCTTTCCGCAGCCGAGGAAGGTGGCGCAGATCTTATTATTGGGAACCGAATGGCCGATACTCACACCATGCCCTGGATAAGAAGGATGGTGAATCGTTGGATGAGTGGACAGCTCTCCAGACTGGCCGGTATTTCCATTCCTGATTCACAGTGCGGATTCCGTTTGATGCGGATGGAGCCATTATCAAGTTTATCCCTTGAGACAAGCCATTTTGAGATTGAGTCAGAAGTGCTCTGGGGCTTTATCCGCAGAAAGCTTCTGGTAAGGTTTGTACCAGTAAGGACTATTTACAAAGAAGAACGGAGTAAGATTCACCCGGTGAGAGATACCATTCGCTGGCTGCGCTGGTGGCGACATGCTCGGAGAAGCATTCGATCACGATGA
- a CDS encoding radical SAM protein, which produces MMPTSEQIWSQGEAQEALHSRATKIAAEQFGNAVFLRGVVEVSNFCRENCAYCGMRRDNRNLARFRADHDKLAELIIHHRPASITDINIQSGEDPVVVREVVLPLINTLRRETPLGISVCLGTLDDSLYTELKNAGAGIYIIKYEIADPALYSKMTAPGTYKERIEHIRRLSASGWKVSSGFISGLPGQTKEELLSNFALARTLPLDGCSVSPFIPGDETPLSSSPLASIDLTLNCMAALRLMKPDWVIPAVSALNLAEPGSGYRRGLRTGANLVTINMTPSDVRGDYLLYKRDRFIMTEERILNAIAAEGLKPSRQGLAAFYKTRAGSNSCAAKTIATAA; this is translated from the coding sequence ATGATGCCAACCAGTGAGCAGATTTGGTCTCAAGGTGAAGCACAAGAAGCGCTACATTCACGCGCAACAAAGATTGCTGCCGAACAGTTTGGAAACGCGGTGTTCCTAAGAGGAGTCGTGGAGGTTTCCAATTTCTGCCGCGAAAACTGTGCCTACTGCGGCATGCGCCGCGACAACCGAAATCTGGCGCGTTTCCGGGCCGATCACGATAAGTTGGCGGAGTTGATTATTCACCATCGTCCCGCCAGCATTACTGACATCAACATACAGTCAGGCGAAGATCCCGTGGTGGTCAGAGAGGTCGTACTGCCACTCATCAACACGCTTCGACGCGAGACGCCCTTGGGCATCAGCGTCTGTCTGGGGACATTGGATGATTCGCTTTACACGGAACTGAAAAATGCCGGGGCTGGCATTTACATCATAAAGTACGAGATCGCGGATCCCGCTCTCTACTCGAAAATGACAGCACCTGGAACTTACAAGGAGCGAATCGAGCACATCCGCCGTCTGTCTGCTTCAGGATGGAAGGTGAGTTCAGGATTTATTTCCGGGCTTCCCGGGCAAACGAAAGAGGAACTCCTCTCAAATTTTGCGCTGGCTCGAACACTTCCTTTGGATGGCTGTAGCGTCAGTCCTTTTATACCTGGCGATGAAACTCCGCTTTCCTCGTCACCTCTTGCAAGCATTGACCTAACCTTAAATTGCATGGCCGCTTTGCGTCTGATGAAACCAGACTGGGTCATCCCCGCGGTCAGTGCTTTAAATCTCGCAGAGCCCGGCAGCGGTTACCGCCGGGGTCTGCGAACCGGTGCTAACCTGGTTACGATTAATATGACGCCTTCAGATGTGCGCGGCGATTACCTGCTTTATAAACGGGACAGGTTTATCATGACCGAGGAACGCATTCTAAATGCAATCGCAGCCGAAGGTCTAAAACCTTCCCGCCAGGGGCTTGCTGCCTTTTACAAGACGAGAGCTGGCTCCAACTCATGCGCAGCCAAAACGATCGCGACAGCAGCCTGA